One window of the Sander lucioperca isolate FBNREF2018 chromosome 5, SLUC_FBN_1.2, whole genome shotgun sequence genome contains the following:
- the LOC116046578 gene encoding T-cell surface glycoprotein CD3 epsilon chain yields MKCQLVLPACLLLLWTLTASVSCKDVKITVKDVSNQFTLACGDNLNITFNEQYMDKPVPYDDVYTGEYTCISADNKEESKIYVKFRTCNNCIELDVPSIVGIVIGNVAATIVIGVAVYLTASQNRIGPNTAHKKNPDRPQSGPHEPSSRAPYQPYERLQHHQKDEYDKLNNRK; encoded by the exons ATGAAATGTCAATTAGTTTTGCCAGCCTGTTTGCTGCTGCTTTGGACACTGACAG CATCTGTCAGTTGTAAAG ATGTTAAGATTACAGTGAAAGATGTCTCTAATCAGTTTACGTTGGCTTGTGGGGACAACCTTAATATAACATTTAACGAACAGTACATGGACAAACCCGTGCCATACGACGATGTGTACACAGGGGAGTACACATGCATCAGTGCAGATAACAAAGAAGAATCAAAGATCTATGTGAAATTTCGGA cctGTAACAACTGCATAGAGCTCGACGTGCCTTCAATAGTGGGAATAGTCATTGGAAACGTGGCAGCTACGATTGTGATAGGAGTGGCTGTCTATCTCACTGCATCTCAGAACCGGATCGGTCCAAACACTGCTCACAAGAAAA ATCCTGATAGACCGCAATCTGGTCCACATGAACCAAGCAGCAGAGCTCCCTATCAGCCTTACGAG CGTCTGCAACATCATCAGAAAGACGAGTATGATAAACTtaataacagaaaataa